The genomic segment CGCCAACCAAGATGAGAAGCGAGGTACCGCCCATCAGCATCGAAATCGACTGAGGGAAGCCGAAAATGGTCTGTATTACAGTCGGCAAGACGGCAATCAGCGCCAAATACAACGAACCGGGTAAAATCAGCCGATTTAAAATCCGTTGCAAGTATTCCTCGGTTTTATCAGTTCTAATTCCGGGAATAGATCCGCCGTTTTCCCTTATCTGCTTTGCAATTTCTGTGGGGTTTAACGAAATCTGTGTATAAAAATATGCAAAAAACACAATAAGGATCAAATAGAAAATATTGTACCACAAACCATTCGGACGCAGAAAATGCGCAAGACTGTTCAGCCACCGGACATTCGGCCCTATCGTTGTCGCAATCGAAATCGGAAAAGTCAAAAATGATGATGCAAAGATGATCGGAATAACACCCGATGGATTAATCTTAAACGGAATGTAGGTGTTTTGACCGCCATACATTTTCCGCCCTACAACCCGTTTCGCATAGTGCACCGGTATTTTCCGCTGCCCTTGCTGCTCATAAACAACCAGTACGATAATACCGACAAACATAATCAATGCGATGACGACAAAAACGAGGTTTAATTCACCAAGCCGCACCAGCCGGATCATCTGCGAAACGGCGTGGGGTAATCGGACAATAATACCCGCAAAGATAATCATCGAGATACCGTTTCCGATACCGCGAGCTGTAATCTGCTCGCCCAACCAAACCGTTATCATGGTACCCGTCGTTACGGTAAGCATCGTAACAAAGATGTACATAAACCGGCTTTGAAGCACGATAGCACCGGGTATCGAATAAGCATAGAAGGTTACCGCATAAGATTGAATCAATGCGACAAACACGGTAAGAATTCGCGTCCATACCTGTATCTTTTTCCGGCCGCCGTCATCTTCCGCAATCTTTTTCAAACTCGGAAATACGAATAACGCAAGCTGCATCAAAATTTGAGTTGAGATATACGGCATAACGCCAAGCATGAATACGGAAAAGTTGGAGAATGCCCCGCCGACAAAGAAGTCCATATAATCGACAAAAGCATTTCCCCGTACCTGCGAT from the Treponema medium genome contains:
- the secY gene encoding preprotein translocase subunit SecY, whose product is MANNALVNVFRIKELRDRILFTVGILIVFRLGSVLTIPGIDPHALSAYFQSQVRGNAFVDYMDFFVGGAFSNFSVFMLGVMPYISTQILMQLALFVFPSLKKIAEDDGGRKKIQVWTRILTVFVALIQSYAVTFYAYSIPGAIVLQSRFMYIFVTMLTVTTGTMITVWLGEQITARGIGNGISMIIFAGIIVRLPHAVSQMIRLVRLGELNLVFVVIALIMFVGIIVLVVYEQQGQRKIPVHYAKRVVGRKMYGGQNTYIPFKINPSGVIPIIFASSFLTFPISIATTIGPNVRWLNSLAHFLRPNGLWYNIFYLILIVFFAYFYTQISLNPTEIAKQIRENGGSIPGIRTDKTEEYLQRILNRLILPGSLYLALIAVLPTVIQTIFGFPQSISMLMGGTSLLILVGVDLDTMSQIEAQLKMHHHEGLVKRGKLRSRNL